A single genomic interval of Epinephelus fuscoguttatus linkage group LG22, E.fuscoguttatus.final_Chr_v1 harbors:
- the LOC125883004 gene encoding G-protein coupled receptor 22-like isoform X2 produces MHTSPMRISAATMSNMTVLDTADPYDLDMTSDKAIYPISFQVSLTGFLLLEIVLGLSSNLTVLVLYCMKQNLISSVSNIITMNLHVVDVLVCVCCIPLTAVVVLLPLEAETAMICCFHEACVSFASVATAANVLAITVDRYDISVRPANRVLTMGRAVVLIGSIWALSFLSFLVPFMEVGFFINYSSDLVNQTAVVTVTHTNEYYTELGLYYHLLAQIPIFFFTAVVMLVTYYKILQALNIRIGTRFQHNLPKKKQKSKNAISLSTATQAESTDASQSSTGVRAGGSAPLGMRTSVSVIIALRRAVKRHRERRERQKRVFRMSLLIISTFLLCWSPITVLNTIILSTGPSDLTVRLRLGFLVMAYGTTIFHPLLYAFTRQKFQKVLKSKMKKRVVSVVEAEPTPNNVVIHNSWIDPKRHKKVTFEDTEARQKCLCSHDAE; encoded by the exons ATGCACACATCCCCAATGCGGATCTCTGCAGCCACCATGAGCAACATGACAGTGCTTGACACTGCTGACCCCTATGACCTTGACATGACCTCTGACAAGGCCATCTACCCCATCAGCTTCCAG GTTTCTCTGACAGGTTTTCTGCTTTTGGAGATAGTTTTGGGCTTGAGCTCCAACCTCACTGTGCTTGTCCTGTACTGTATGAAACAGAACCTCATCAGCTCCGTCTCCAACATCATCACTATGAACCTGCATGTGGTGGATGTGTTG GTGTGTGTATGCTGCATCCCGCTGACAGCAGTGGTGGTGTTACTTCCTCTGGAGGCCGAAACAGCCATGATCTGCTGTTTCCATGAAGCCTGTGTCTCCTTTGCAAGTGTAGCTACTGCTGCTAATGTCTTGGCCATCACTGTAGACCGCTATGACATCTCAGTGCGACCGGCAAATCGTGTGCTTACGATGGGCCGAGCTGTGGTTCTGATCGGATCCATCTGGGCTCTATCTTTTTTGAGTTTCCTGGTTCCCTTTATGGAAGTAGGCTTTTTCATAAACTACAGTTCAGACCTTGTGAACCAGACTGCAGTGGTCACAGTGACTCATACAAATGAATACTACACAGAGCTGGGTTTGTATTATCACCTGCTGGCACAGATCCCTATATTCTTTTTTACAGCTGTGGTCATGCTAGTGACTTACTACAAGATACTTCAGGCGCTTAACATCCGCATTGGAACACGCTTTCAGCACAACCTACCTAAAAAGAAGCAAAAGAGCAAAAACGCTATCTCTTTGAGCACTGCAACACAAGCAGAGTCGACTGACGCTTCACAGAGCAGCACAGGAGTCAGGGCAGGTGGGAGTGCACCTTTGGGCATGCGGACATCAGTGTCAGTCATTATTGCTTTAAGACGAGCAGTAAAGCGTCATCGAGAGAGACGGGAGAGGCAGAAACGAGTCTTCAGGATGTCCCTTCTCATCATCTCCACATTCTTACTTTGCTGGTCTCCAATAACTGTGCTGAACACCATCATCCTCAGCactggacccagtgatttaactGTTCGCCTTCGCTTAGGCTTCTTGGTGATGGCCTATGGAACCACTATCTTTCACCCACTTCTTTACGCCTTTACTCGACAGAAGTtccaaaaggttttaaaaagcaAGATGAAGAAGAGGGTGGTGTCTGTAGTAGAAGCAGAACCTACACCAAACAATGTAGTCATCCATAACTCATGGATTGACCCCAAGAGACACAAGAAGGTTACCTTTGAGGACACGGAAGCCAGACAAAAATGTCTGTGCTCACATGACGCAGAGTAA
- the LOC125883004 gene encoding G-protein coupled receptor 22-like isoform X1, with protein MPLMFMEWTFLCKLLSRPLPPIRIMHTSPMRISAATMSNMTVLDTADPYDLDMTSDKAIYPISFQVSLTGFLLLEIVLGLSSNLTVLVLYCMKQNLISSVSNIITMNLHVVDVLVCVCCIPLTAVVVLLPLEAETAMICCFHEACVSFASVATAANVLAITVDRYDISVRPANRVLTMGRAVVLIGSIWALSFLSFLVPFMEVGFFINYSSDLVNQTAVVTVTHTNEYYTELGLYYHLLAQIPIFFFTAVVMLVTYYKILQALNIRIGTRFQHNLPKKKQKSKNAISLSTATQAESTDASQSSTGVRAGGSAPLGMRTSVSVIIALRRAVKRHRERRERQKRVFRMSLLIISTFLLCWSPITVLNTIILSTGPSDLTVRLRLGFLVMAYGTTIFHPLLYAFTRQKFQKVLKSKMKKRVVSVVEAEPTPNNVVIHNSWIDPKRHKKVTFEDTEARQKCLCSHDAE; from the exons ATGCCTTTAATGTTTATGGAATGGACCTTTTTGTGCAAACTGCTCTCCAGGCCTCTTCCTCCCATTAGGATAATGCACACATCCCCAATGCGGATCTCTGCAGCCACCATGAGCAACATGACAGTGCTTGACACTGCTGACCCCTATGACCTTGACATGACCTCTGACAAGGCCATCTACCCCATCAGCTTCCAG GTTTCTCTGACAGGTTTTCTGCTTTTGGAGATAGTTTTGGGCTTGAGCTCCAACCTCACTGTGCTTGTCCTGTACTGTATGAAACAGAACCTCATCAGCTCCGTCTCCAACATCATCACTATGAACCTGCATGTGGTGGATGTGTTG GTGTGTGTATGCTGCATCCCGCTGACAGCAGTGGTGGTGTTACTTCCTCTGGAGGCCGAAACAGCCATGATCTGCTGTTTCCATGAAGCCTGTGTCTCCTTTGCAAGTGTAGCTACTGCTGCTAATGTCTTGGCCATCACTGTAGACCGCTATGACATCTCAGTGCGACCGGCAAATCGTGTGCTTACGATGGGCCGAGCTGTGGTTCTGATCGGATCCATCTGGGCTCTATCTTTTTTGAGTTTCCTGGTTCCCTTTATGGAAGTAGGCTTTTTCATAAACTACAGTTCAGACCTTGTGAACCAGACTGCAGTGGTCACAGTGACTCATACAAATGAATACTACACAGAGCTGGGTTTGTATTATCACCTGCTGGCACAGATCCCTATATTCTTTTTTACAGCTGTGGTCATGCTAGTGACTTACTACAAGATACTTCAGGCGCTTAACATCCGCATTGGAACACGCTTTCAGCACAACCTACCTAAAAAGAAGCAAAAGAGCAAAAACGCTATCTCTTTGAGCACTGCAACACAAGCAGAGTCGACTGACGCTTCACAGAGCAGCACAGGAGTCAGGGCAGGTGGGAGTGCACCTTTGGGCATGCGGACATCAGTGTCAGTCATTATTGCTTTAAGACGAGCAGTAAAGCGTCATCGAGAGAGACGGGAGAGGCAGAAACGAGTCTTCAGGATGTCCCTTCTCATCATCTCCACATTCTTACTTTGCTGGTCTCCAATAACTGTGCTGAACACCATCATCCTCAGCactggacccagtgatttaactGTTCGCCTTCGCTTAGGCTTCTTGGTGATGGCCTATGGAACCACTATCTTTCACCCACTTCTTTACGCCTTTACTCGACAGAAGTtccaaaaggttttaaaaagcaAGATGAAGAAGAGGGTGGTGTCTGTAGTAGAAGCAGAACCTACACCAAACAATGTAGTCATCCATAACTCATGGATTGACCCCAAGAGACACAAGAAGGTTACCTTTGAGGACACGGAAGCCAGACAAAAATGTCTGTGCTCACATGACGCAGAGTAA